In the Parasteatoda tepidariorum isolate YZ-2023 chromosome 3, CAS_Ptep_4.0, whole genome shotgun sequence genome, one interval contains:
- the LOC107440283 gene encoding protein furry: protein MASSNEAKSQSNCYNICTQSQLPWGVRKERQTFPSGINIDIEVKPGEFILRTLFAEFTVQAERKIDLVLAESLERPLSKSLQRGEDPLFDQLLSAFGSVAEHCLPSLLRTLFAWYERQGVDSPTSLELRIRADSSKGKNETQEKTEKDYLHERRDLAVEFIFCLVLIEVLKQLSVHPGHDDLVNYIENLAFKHFRFREGAQSGPNVQNANIIADLYAEVIGVLAQSRFQSVRKRFVAELKELRSKEPSPIVTHSIISLLMGMKFFRVKMVPIEEFEASFQFMQECATYFLEVKDKDIKHALAGLFVEILVPVAATVKNEVNVPCLKTFVEMLYSHTLDLCTKKKHSLALFPLVTCLLCVSQKLFFLQNWHYFLAMCLSHLKNRDPKMCRVALESLYRLLWVYMIRIKCESNTATQSRLQSIVNSLFPKGSKAVVPRDTPLNIFVKIIQFIAQERLDFAMKEIVFDLLSVGRPIKIILTPERMSIALRAFLVVADSLQQKEGEPPMPRTVGVLPSGNTLRVKKTFLNKMLTDETARTIGMSHYHPYVRKVFDDILKALDVQFGRPLMMTTVQNINKEPDDMITGERKPKIDLFRTCVAAVPRLIPDGMSRHDLVDLLSRLTVHMDEELRALAFQSLQNMTLDFPDWREDVIYGFVQFVLREVNDTFPQLLDNALRMLLQFLTNWKNALTCHSQNSLKKTAHEQNKLDHLCTVLHLVEAVALVMLCHCRLPPRRLSVHILKETKALLKILVPTCEEESVAETIDQCCPFVAEKCLPLLPPAEKAALLSASHIDLQWLTERNSSAWTSGLHDTTEGSNKISSNLEISESSSLDPWCVCLLGFIDNSSLLKNCSTAIAHSWPIIYSRITTLFSYLDLNPVSDNRASLLRPTVVKKALNERELHLTLWRNYLMFACRIAPPNCIHSLRFITPELSLSSSPDSISSERSDSRSPSNTSVHVSSLFKQITPLLRSEQADMRDSIVFGLSKVNHLAVKDLMEELVIYIREAIDRKQENVRRRRRRDVLRVQLARVLELIAEQGTFGISNSVLDRDASSLNTTFVEYIDGARLYLETENDKDVPSIVQEIKQHFCGFIHKLIKSFSLENRNNLLGCDLRRNLFYLFATWSGKYGSHFSLGDRKNIKEEPISDFEFSALQAMSAVLCCGPCFDPQGLGEEGPFYAWLNSLLNSKVDKIYQLGQETVVLLLEFNSDCGALLDWLVDCCYTGEVQMADGCFNALATIFSVREYPCDHYMAIINVTLLNTGCPRSKIQETAFQLLQILDHRFFGACTSISVDGETDAVNRNVVLRKKPAQFYDALFSSGYPCSQMQLSHHLAQLHPELTMPIFSEITYRLQTARPPVRQNLLQYVLPWLYNMELVDPNINHCSPLSHLNRIQEFCSTETCQSIALERREGWGSAEATEMVLNNLFYITAKFGDDHSHEIEDLWASLCKCWPNNLKVIIRYLFIITGLAPNELLVHAKRVVLFMAKARPEKLLDEMMADMQTVETLNCLIERTETPPFFRVTSIRKESSHSDDGGSSSQPDAPRSEVTLERGTLHTKRHSTESGCEKDSQIRKDACYSEPVQNSCSGVNQPKSNPGPSSLTASDDGQNTIISSVEEDNFLLLCHVPPEDNIKPETPQPHPLPMPEFGGYYAPLTEFLPDSSQPVTGFHRCNLAVMLLVDVLDGISIDWSPHVPLMLHIIFLGLDNTRALVHEHCKTLLLKLLIVLTKHEDHLGVARILLNNKTRELGYGLPLQTFASKINFTEQKLFEEIIQKETMNHKRSSVEDTESTSSKEQDSGSCETLAIEETAINHIFEMNKIAPNVEDTIKSLIDYLASKKGNALWSYEDITSKVWSVKSAEQLSSFLQHVLYVFRESIPMAHVQDRWAQIALQLALSCSSRHYAGRSLQIFRALKVPLNARMLSDILSRLVETVTEQGEDMQGYVTELMITLEEAIDSLDSASKISDIMRDFFKSTPNLNKESNRKSAPPITVTHPGHSSGSSNPLPISVNHQRSTSYSGRKYPDSPTIEIKDIRNRSNTDIDVRLKANNLGRSRSAQSLKMADEQFSQEDRMALLAQFFWIAVSLLESDYEYEFLLATRLLEKVMTKLPLERTDCQEKLEKIQMQIKWSNFPGVHALLLKGCASPNTFDATIKIITQFTALLDIPVVDPSESLAFPFHVMALLPYLLLNYDDPNTLCIKSAENIAQVCMEKSKKLENLATVMMLYSRRSFSKESFQWTKCVVKYLYDAYCHVFLTLITFLVEILEKGSQNLIPHVLGILYCVLHYLDVTCSVQAINSDLLRVISRYIEGPQWKDALKILKLVVTRSSTLAAPPAPFSIGSSAADCVSIASNTSFVDSEFGSKRELPGRTMEFTIDLSQTPVVGQRYLLKDSPKDGEKEGSSASPRRSLSHNHSFTENGSVGWKRPWLSQARTREHLIGLLTSCGQRVGLPKSPSVIFSQNSDIIEHQSSMCSSTEEISATNNESADSKLEDGHADHAQFGVFKDFDFLEYELESQEGESMDNFNWGVRRRSLTNYDGSTDDVSKPKLNLSMSNSTLSPRKEESSDDEIGSVSPLDDVHPDMPSSSSGYVFPPSSLPLSEHRRRPISPASVSTHSLASDGDLTLSNTSPSFSPLAAIHLPPGSEDIEDMWRAHLHDLMSDGTGTVASNTYQILSRLFKEMFRRVTRLTRECCQMISHMDGFRGVASHFLTMLDVLISQVECPFIYIDPEVMQLVERHKFCVLEIQEHWETFLEKQEHTMECMDAMKSALKLEQLGEPIPDGSIEEHRIDLCRCLYKLHFQLLLLLESYVKLLSLLTGRVQQVHIVDLSQDITSVKNDVVRAVEDTESDRLSPTEQTDISSLSQHEAETIFLELVHTRKWGKAIRHLHCYRTMFPGSLFGHSEEDDVDVILGIYAKHLCENRTGYFMMSQEEHDIAHVCRQLMDISLQLSSVLHNLEHSHQDRQQDSSFRRSEC from the coding sequence atgGCTTCTTCCAACGAAGCCAAATCGCAGTCTAACTGCTACAATATTTGCACTCAGTCGCAATTACCATGGGGTGTACGTAAAGAAAGACAGACTTTTCCATCAGGTATAAATATTGACATTGAAGTGAAACCTGGTGAGTTTATTTTACGAACTTTATTTGCTGAATTCACGGTGCAAGCAGAGCGAAAAATAGATCTTGTTTTAGCTGAATCTTTGGAACGACCTTTATCGAAATCTTTACAAAGGGGCGAAGACCCACTTTTCGACCAACTTTTAAGTGCTTTCGGATCAGTTGCTGAGCATTGCCTACCATCGCTGTTACGCACTCTTTTTGCGTGGTATGAAAGACAAGGTGTTGATTCTCCTACATCTCTTGAACTAAGAATAAGAGCTGATTCTTCAAAGGGCAAAAATGAAACCCAAGAAAAAACCGAGAAAGATTATCTTCATGAAAGAAGAGACCTTGctgttgaatttatattttgtttggtGCTGATTGAGGTTTTAAAGCAGCTATCTGTCCACCCTGGGCATGATGATTTGGTCAATTATATTGAAAACCTAGCCTTCAAACATTTCAGATTTAGAGAAGGAGCTCAGTCTGGACCAAATGTTCAGAATGCAAATATTATAGCCGATCTTTATGCTGAAGTGATAGGAGTGCTAGCTCAGTCCCGTTTCCAGTCAGTTAGAAAGCGTTTTGTGGCTGAACTGAAAGAGCTGCGGAGTAAAGAGCCGAGTCCCATTGTCACACACAGTATTATTAGTTTGCTAATGGGAATGAAGTTTTTCAGGGTTAAGATGGTACCAATTGAAGAATTTGAAGCATCCTTCCAATTCATGCAAGAATGTGCAACATATTTTCTTGAAGTAAAGGATAAAGATATCAAGCATGCTTTGGCAGGTTTATTTGTTGAGATTTTAGTGCCCGTTGCTGCAACTGTCAAGAATGAAGTTAATGTAccatgtttaaaaacttttgttgaGATGCTCTATTCACATACTTTAGATTTATGCACGAAGAAGAAACATAGTTTGGCTCTTTTTCCTTTGGTTACTTGTTTGCTATGTGTTAGCCAAAAGctatttttccttcaaaattggCATTACTTTCTAGCCATGTGTTTATCTCATCTAAAAAACAGAGATCCAAAAATGTGCAGAGTTGCTTTAGAATCTTTATACCGTTTGCTGTGGGTTTATATGATACGAATAAAATGTGAGAGCAACACTGCAACACAGAGTCGGTTACAAAGTATCGTTAATTCTTTATTTCCCAAAGGCTCAAAAGCTGTAGTGCCCAGGGATACACCAttgaatatatttgttaaaatcattCAGTTCATTGCCCAAGAAAGATTGGACTTCGCAATGAAGGAAATAGTATTTGATCTTCTCTCTGTGGGTAGACCAATCAAGATAATACTGACTCCTGAACGTATGAGTATTGCTCTTCGTGCTTTCTTAGTAGTTGCTGATAGCTTGCAGCAAAAAGAAGGTGAGCCTCCTATGCCTAGAACTGTTGGTGTTTTACCATCTGGAAATACTCTTAGAGTAAAGAAGACTTTCCTAAACAAAATGCTTACTGATGAGACAGCTAGAACCATTGGAATGTCTCATTACCATCCTTATGTGAGAAAAGTATTTGACGATATCTTAAAAGCACTTGATGTTCAGTTTGGGAGACCTCTAATGATGACAACTGTTCAAAACATTAACAAAGAGCCTGATGATATGATTACAGGCgaaagaaaaccaaaaattgATCTTTTCCGTACTTGTGTTGCAGCTGTTCCAAGATTGATACCCGATGGTATGAGCCGCCACGACTTAGTTGATTTACTTTCTCGATTAACGGTTCACATGGACGAGGAGCTTCGAGCTCTAGCGTTTCAGTCGCTTCAAAATATGACTCTAGATTTCCCAGACTGGAGAGAAGATGTCATTTACGGTTTTGTTCAGTTTGTGTTACGTGAAGTTAATGATACATTTCCCCAACTGTTAGACAATGCTCTTCGTATGCTTCTTCAGTTTCTCACCAATTGGAAAAATGCATTGACTTGTCACTCtcaaaattcacttaaaaaaacagcccacgaacaaaataaattagatcACTTGTGTACAGTCTTGCACTTGGTTGAAGCAGTGGCTTTGGTTATGCTTTGCCATTGCAGGCTTCCACCACGCCGACTTTCCGTTCACATCTTAAAAGAAACTAAAGCActgcttaaaatattagttcCAACCTGTGAAGAAGAAAGCGTAGCAGAAACAATTGATCAGTGTTGTCCTTTTGTTGCAGAAAAATGTCTCCCACTCTTACCTCCCGCTGAAAAGGCAGCTTTACTATCAGCATCTCACATTGATCTTCAATGGTTGACCGAGAGAAATAGTTCAGCCTGGACATCTGGCCTTCATGATACCACTGAAGgctcaaataaaatttctagtaatttagaaatttcagaaaGTTCAAGTTTAGATCCATGGTGTGTTTGTCTTCTTGGTTTCATTGATAACAGTAGTTTACTGAAAAACTGTTCAACAGCAATAGCTCATTCATGGcctattatttattcaagaataactACTCTTTTCTCTTACTTGGATCTTAATCCTGTCAGTGATAACAGAGCCTCATTGTTAAGACCTACAGTGGTGAAAAAGGCTCTTAATGAAAGAGAGCTTCATTTAACATTGTGGCGAAATTATCTCATGTTCGCCTGTAGAATCGCACCACCAAATTGTATTCATTCACTCCGTTTCATTACTCCAGAGTTGAGTCTCAGCTCTTCTCCAGATAGCATAAGTTCCGAAAGGTCTGATAGCAGATCTCCAAGTAATACCAGTGTGCATGTTTCAAGCCTTTTCAAACAGATTACACCACTCCTTAGAAGTGAGCAAGCTGATATGAGAGATTCAATTGTATTTGGTTTGTCTAAAGTGAACCATTTAGCTGTAAAAGATTTAATGGAAGAATTGGTCATTTACATAAGAGAAGCAATCGATCGCAAGCAAGAAAATGTTAGACGCCGAAGGCGTCGAGATGTTCTCCGAGTGCAACTTGCTAGGGTATTGGAGCTGATTGCTGAACAAGGAACGTTTGGGATTAGCAACAGTGTTCTAGACAGAGATGCATCCTCCTTAAACACTACCTTTGTTGAATACATTGATGGAGCAAGGCTTTATTTAGAAACTGAAAATGATAAGGATGTCCCTAGTATAGTTCAAGAAATTAAGCAACATTTTTGTGGCTTTATACATAAgttgattaaaagtttttcactgGAAAATCGTAATAATCTTTTAGGGTGcgatttaagaagaaatttgttttatctttttgcTACTTGGAGTGGAAAGTATGGTTCACATTTTAGCTTAGGAGATAGGAAGAACATTAAGGAGGAACCTATCTCTGATTTTGAGTTTTCTGCTCTACAAGCTATGTCTGCAGTTTTATGTTGTGGTCCGTGTTTCGACCCGCAAGGCCTCGGAGAAGAAGGTCCATTTTATGCATGGTTAAATAGCTTGTTGAATTCTAAAGtggataaaatttatcaattaggACAAGAAACAGTCGTACTACTTTTGGAATTTAATTCAGATTGTGGAGCATTACTTGACTGGCTTGTAGATTGTTGCTACACTGGTGAAGTTCAAATGGCTGATGGTTGTTTCAATGCTCTTGCAACCATTTTTAGTGTAAGAGAATATCCATGCGATCATTACATGGCTATAATAAATGTAACGTTACTGAACACAGGTTGTCCCAGAAGTAAAATTCAAGAAACAGCCTTTCAGCTTTTACAGATTTTAGATCATAGATTTTTTGGTGCTTGTACATCAATATCAGTTGATGGGGAGACTGATGCTGTAAATAGAAATGTTGTGCTAAGGAAGAAGCCTGCTCAATTTTATGATGCACTGTTTTCTTCTGGTTACCCTTGCTCACAGATGCAGCTTTCACATCATCTAGCTCAATTGCATCCGGAATTGACGATGCCTATTTTCTCTGAGATCACATACCGACTTCAAACTGCTCGACCGCCTGTTAGACAAAATCTATTGCAATATGTTTTACCTTGGCTGTATAACATGGAATTAGTAGATCCTAACATCAATCACTGCAGTCCTTTGTCCCATTTAAATCGCATACAAGAGTTCTGCTCCACTGAGACATGTCAGAGCATTGCTTTGGAGCGTAGAGAAGGTTGGGGATCTGCAGAAGCTACTGAAATGGTTctgaataatcttttttatataactgCAAAATTTGGTGATGATCATTCTCATGAAATCGAAGACTTGTGGGCATCTTTATGCAAGTGTTggccaaataatttaaaagttataattcgTTATCTGTTTATTATTACAGGACTTGCACCCAATGAATTATTAGTTCACGCAAAGCGGGTTGTATTGTTTATGGCAAAAGCCAGACCTGAAAAGCTTTTGGATGAAATGATGGCTGATATGCAGACAGTAGAGACTTTAAATTGCCTTATTGAAAGAACTGAAACTCCACCCTTTTTCAGAGTTACAAGTATTCGAAAAGAAAGTAGCCATTCAGATGATGGCGGATCAAGTTCCCAACCAGATGCCCCTCGTAGTGAGGTCACTCTGGAAAGAGGAACTCTTCATACTAAACGCCATAGTACTGAAAGTGGTTGTGAGAAAGACAGTCAAATTCGTAAGGATGCCTGTTACTCTGAGCCAGTTCAAAATTCATGCAGTGGAGTGAATCAGCCAAAAAGTAATCCAGGGCCATCTTCTTTGACTGCTAGTGATGATGGGCAAAATACCATCATTTCTTCAGTGGAAGAAGATAATTTTCTGCTGCTGTGTCATGTCCCACCTGAAGATAATATCAAACCAGAAACTCCCCAACCACATCCATTACCTATGCCCGAATTTGGCGGTTATTACGCTCCATTAACTGAGTTTTTACCTGATAGCTCACAACCTGTAACTGGATTTCACAGATGCAATTTGGCAGTTATGTTATTGGTAGATGTTTTAGATGGTATAAGCATTGATTGGTCCCCTCATGTTCCTTTAATGCTGCACATAATATTTCTCGGTTTGGATAATACTCGCGCACTTGTGCATGAACATTGTAAAACACTTCTTCTGAAGTTGCTTATTGTTTTAACAAAGCACGAGGACCATTTAGGAGTTGCtagaatacttttaaataacaaaaccaGAGAATTAGGGTATGGTTTACCTCTCCAAACatttgcatcaaaaataaattttaccgaacaaaaattgtttgaagAGATCATCCAAAAGGAAACTATGAACCATAAGAGATCATCTGTAGAGGATACTGAATCAACTTCTAGCAAGGAGCAAGATAGTGGATCTTGTGAGACATTGGCTATTGAAGAAACTgcaattaatcatatttttgagATGAATAAAATAGCTCCCAATGTGGAAGATACCATCAAGTCATTAATAGATTATTTAGCATCTAAAAAAGGAAATGCCTTATGGAGTTATGAGGATATTACTTCAAAAGTATGGTCTGTTAAAAGTGCTGAGCAATTATCCTCCTTTTTGCAGCATGTTCTTTATGTATTTAGAGAATCAATTCCAATGGCTCACGTTCAAGATCGATGGGCTCAAATAGCCCTTCAACTAGCCCTATCATGTTCATCGCGTCACTATGCTGGACGTTCTTTGCAAATATTCCGTGCTTTAAAAGTTCCATTGAATGCTCGTATGTTGTCTGACATTCTTTCTCGTCTTGTAGAGACTGTTACTGAACAAGGTGAAGATATGCAGGGTTATGTAACTGAACTAATGATTACTTTGGAAGAGGCTATTGATTCTTTAGATTCTGCATCAAAAATTAGTGATATAATGAGAGACTTCTTTAAATCCACTCCCAATTTAAATAAGGAAAGCAATAGAAAAAGTGCACCTCCTATTACTGTTACTCACCCAGGACATTCTTCTGGCTCTAGCAATCCTCTTCCAATTTCTGTAAATCATCAGCGAAGTACCTCTTATTCAGGTAGAAAATATCCGGATTCTCCgacaattgaaattaaagacATCCGTAATCGGAGTAATACAGATATCGATGTGCGATTGAAAGCAAATAACTTGGGTAGATCTAGAAGTGCCCAGTCTCTTAAAATGGCAGATGAACAATTTTCACAAGAAGACAGAATGGCTTTATTAGCTCAGTTCTTTTGGATTGCTGTGTCTCTTTTAGAGTCTGATTATGAATATGAGTTTTTATTAGCCACAAgacttttagaaaaagtaatgaCAAAATTACCTTTGGAACGAACTGATTGCCAAGAgaagttagaaaaaatacaGATGCAAATTAAGTGGTCTAATTTTCCTGGTGTGCATGCCTTGCTACTGAAAGGATGTGCATCTCCCAATACATTTGATGCAACAATAAAGATAATAACACAGTTTACAGCACTGTTAGACATTCCTGTTGTTGACCCATCTGAATCATTAGCATTTCCATTCCATGTAATGGCCTTGTTGCCATACTTGCTATTAAACTATGATGATCCAAATACTCTGTGTATAAAAAGTGCTGAAAATATTGCTCAAGTTTGCAtggaaaaatcaaagaaattagaaaatttggcTACTGTTATGATGCTCTATAGCCGTCGATCTTTTAGCAAAGAGAGCTTTCAGTGGACCAAAtgtgtagtaaaatatttatatgatgcTTATTGCCACGTGTTTCTAACACTCATTACCTTCTTAGTCGAAATTCTTGAAAAAGGTTCTCAAAACTTAATTCCCCATGTTTTGGGTATTTTGTACtgtgttttacattatttagatGTTACATGTTCAGTGCAAGCAATAAATTCTGATTTGTTGAGGGTTATCTCCAGATACATTGAAGGACCTCAGTGGAAAGatgcattgaaaatattgaaacttgTTGTCACTCGATCATCAACTCTTGCCGCTCCTCCCGCCCCTTTCAGTATTGGATCATCTGCTGCTGATTGTGTCAGCATCGCATCAAATACATCTTTTGTAGATTCAGAGTTTGGCAGTAAGAGAGAATTACCTGGGAGAACAATGGAATTTACTATTGATTTATCTCAAACTCCTGTTGTTGGGCAACGCTATCTTCTGAAAGATAGTCCAAAAGATGGAGAGAAAGAAGGATCAAGTGCATCCCCTAGAAGAAGTTTGTCTCATAACCATTCATTCACAGAAAATGGTTCTGTCGGTTGGAAACGGCCTTGGCTGTCCCAAGCTCGAACAAGAGAGCATCTCATTGGCCTGCTTACTAGCTGTGGCCAAAGAGTAGGTCTTCCCAAGAGTCCATCAGTTATATTTAGTCAGAATAGCGATATCATTGAACATCAATCTTCAATGTGCAGTAGCACTGAAGAGATATCTGCTACCAATAATGAGTCTGCTGATAGCAAGCTAGAAGATGGTCATGCTGATCATGCCCAGTTTGGTGTTTTCAAAGATTTCGATTTCTTAGAATACGAATTAGAAAGTCAAGAAGGAGAGAGTATGGATAATTTCAACTGGGGTGTGCGTAGGCGTTCATTGACTAACTATGATGGAAGTACAGATGATGTTTCAAAACCTAAACTCAATTTGTCAATGAGTAATTCCACTTTGAGCCCCCGTAAAGAAGAATCATCTGATGATGAAATAGGAAGTGTTTCTCCACTTGATGATGTTCATCCTGATATGCCCAGTAGTAGCAGTGGCTATGTATTTCCACCAAGTTCTCTTCCTTTGTCTGAACACAGAAGAAGACCAATAAGTCCAGCTTCTGTATCAACTCACAGTTTAGCTAGTGATGGAGATTTAACTCTAAGCAACACATCGCCTAGCTTCTCGCCATTAGCTGCTATCCACTTACCTCCTGGATCAGAAGATATTGAAGATATGTGGAGAGCTCATTTGCACGATTTGATGTCTGATGGAACTGGAACTGTAGCCTCTAACACCTATCAAATTCTCTCTcgcttatttaaagaaatgttcaGGAGAGTTACAAGATTGACCAGAGAGTGCTGTCAAATGATATCTCACATGGATGGTTTCCGAGGGGTCGCATCTCATTTCTTAACTATGCTGGATGTGCTTATCAGTCAGGTGGAATGTCCTTTTATTTATATCGATCCTGAAGTTATGCAACTGGTTGAAAGGCACAAATTTTGTGTCCTTGAGATACAAGAGCACTGGGAAACCTTCCTTGAAAAGCAAGAGCATACCATGGAATGTATGGATGCTATGAAATCTGCACTTAAACTGGAACAGTTAGGGGAACCTATTCCAGATGGTTCCATTGAAGAACATCGAATTGATCTTTGTAGGTGTCTCTATAAGCTACACTTTCAGTTACTTCTATTACTAGAAagttatgttaaattattatctttactGACAGGAAGAGTTCAACAAGTACATATCGTTGATCTTTCTCAAGACATAACTTCTGTTAAGAATGATGTCGTACGAGCAGTCGAAGACACAGAAAGTGACAGATTATCTCCAACTGAACAAACTGACATTTCCTCGCTTTCTCAACATGAGGCAGAAACGATCTTTTTGGAGTTGGTTCACACACGAAAGTGGGGAAAAGCAATTCGGCATTTGCATTGCTATCGTACCATGTTTCCAGGCTCTTTGTTTGGACACTCTGAAGAAGATGATGTTGATGTTATTCTTGGGATTTATGCTAAACATCTGTGTGAGAATAGAACTGGATATTTCATGATGTCCCAAGAGGAACACGACATAGCTCATGTATGTCGTCAACTTATGGACATAAGTCTCCAACTGTCGTCAGTTTTGCATAATCTTGAGCACTCACATCAAGATCGTCAACAAGACTCTTCATTTCGAAGATCAGAATGTTGA